From the genome of Triticum aestivum cultivar Chinese Spring chromosome 3B, IWGSC CS RefSeq v2.1, whole genome shotgun sequence, one region includes:
- the LOC123067049 gene encoding glycine-rich protein 5, which produces MSKWWCIASLLLCLAVAVAGRGMPAGDDCDTVALAAGRNNQDGAGFGEAKTAFAGSNGGDGGLFGGAVNGGPLGGGVAGFGPHGGFGAGAGPFGGFGGGFGAGGGGGGGGGGGVIP; this is translated from the coding sequence ATGAGCAAGTGGTGGTGCATCGCCTCCCTCCTGCTGTGCCTCGCCGTGGCGGTGGCCGGCAGGGGCATGcctgccggggacgactgcgacacCGTTGCTCTTGCTGCCGGTCGCAACAACCAAGACGGTGCTGGTTTCGGCGAAGCCAAGACCGCCTTTGCTGGGAGCAACGGTGGTGACGGCGGCCTCTTCGGCGGTGCCGTCAACGGTGGCCCTCTCGGCGGGGGCGTCGCTGGCTTTGGTCCGCACGGCGGGTTTGGTGCCGGCGCTGGGCCCTTCGGTGGGTTTggcggcggcttcggcgctggtggcggaggtggaggagggggaggcggtggcgtgATACCTTGA